GGTACTTCATTACACATTCTCCTGATGTCTTCCCGAGTCTCTTCCAATCAGTCTTCAAGTTTAATCATCATAAGCCAGAAATGAGGCTGATTGCGGATGTTGATTCCAACATCCTTGGTCACAAAAATACGTCTTTTTTGCTGCTAAAGAGTAATTGAAAGCATCTGGGAATGATTAGAGACTGGAGCAGATGGTTTGCTGTCCTGGAACCCATGCTGCCAGAAGGGGGAACCTGCTGCACATCCTTGAGAGAAACCCAGGCGTACAAACCACATGAGGCTACAGGAGCTAAAGGACAAAGGTGTCAGTCTCGAGGCCCTCGCTTTGTTTTCTTGTACTTTGATACCACTTCAGCCGAGTTACACCAAGTTTACAGACTTCCAGCAGAGAACAGAAACATGTTCGCATAGCTATCCGGtgcagatcattaaaaaaaatcaattttaagacAAGGGTCAGATTAATGAAGGGAGGATTAACCCTTCCCAAGGCCTTGCAAATGGCATAGGCCACATGTTGCAGTGAGCAGGAGGCTCCTGCTTTGTGCTATCCAGCTTGGTCCTCCTGTCAACGTTGCTGATACGCATGTACTTCATTAAAGCTCTTTAGCTCTTTAATGATTATTGACCAAAGAGCTCATAAACTTATTTCAAGGCTGCTGCCTTTTAATTTAATACTGCTTACAGTATGAACGTTTGGGCACGTGCAGCtctgaaaaggcttttttttttgcctttttacattATAGGGAACCAGTAACACTAAACCACATGGCATGGTATTTCATTTGCACATTGCATCATTGTTGTGTGACATCAGCGTGCTACCACAGTGTCGCGGAACCAGGGAACACTCTGCCCAGGACCTGCGACATTACGATTCCCGTTTACATTGCTGACGCACAGCACTAAGCCTGCGTCTCACTGAACGGCTCCGAAGGGCCCGTCTGGCCCTCAGTGAGCAAACACTCCCCAGACCAGCGCCGAAGCCAGCATCAGTATTGCTGCTGTTACTGTCACAACGCAGAAGCGCCCCCACGTAGACCCAACGGAGCAAGCCGAGAAGCAGGGGTCGGGCCTGCTGCTGTGGACAGCAGGGCCCCAGGGGCCGCCCCGGCGCCGCACCAGAGGGGCTGCGGCGGAGGAAGGGGCGACCCTCTTCCCCGGCGGCCTCGCCCTGGCAGACGCGCCGccggcaggggccggggccggggcccgagGCCGCCCcgcgccacctcccagcagggcCTTGTGACGTCGCCAGGCGCCGTCGGAAGCGTCACGTCGCCGGGCCTACATTGCCCGGCAGGCCCTGCGACTGCTGGAAGTGACGTCCGTCCGTATCCGGGGAGCGTGAGGCGGCGGCGCGTGGTGCTTTGCCGTTTGTGGCGCTTGCGGTGGGTCGCGGGTGGCCGGGCCGGGGGCAGGAGCtcgggaggcggcggcggtggcccCGGCTGAGGCGCTTCTCTCCCCGCAGGTGCGGCCATGGCGGACTCCACGCAGAACGGGCCCATGCaaggcggggccggcggcggagccGTGGTAAGGAGCTCCCGGCCGTGGGCGCGGGGGAGCAGGCCGCGGCGCCGGCCCGACTCTTGGGCGGGGGCGTGAGGGTCCTGGGCCGGCCACGGTGCTTCTGCAGCAGCGCCGGCGCCCCTCGCGCTGCTGGGAGGGTCCTGCTGGAGTCGCAATATGGCCGGCTGCTCGCCCGGGTACGGGCAGGGGGAAGCAGCTCTTTTACTTTCTGATTGAAAGCGTGCTGTTGCTGCGCCGCCGTTCTTGAAAACGTCCCCATCAAAACTAACTCCGTGTGACTGTAACTGTATGTCTGGGGCTATATGGTGCAAGTAAGACAGTAGGTAATGACATGAAGACGCTTGCAGGTTAGTTAGGTTAACTTCTGGTCGCTGTCATAAAAAGGGCCTaggaacacagaggaaaagagcagTCCTCAAAAGCTGGTTCAAAGTCGGAAAAAATTTTTGAGCTCTTTCAGGTGAAAGGAAGCTGATGTTTTGACTTCCCGGCACCTAAGGGCCAAAAGCATGCTGTGTTTCATTAGAGCCTTTCTGGTACGGGGACTGTATCAGGTGTGAAGAGGACTGTGGTTAAGGAGAGCTCAACAACGGGAGAAGGGCTAGATTATCgctaaaaacttttcttttttgaggcCAGGAATATGTAGGCCAAAATGATGCCGCTTTCCTTCTGATGTAGCTATGCTAAATTTACCTGaccccttcttttttccctctccattaGAAGTGTGGAGATTTAGCCCCAGGTGTGTGAAGCGTTTTCTAAAAGGAACCTTGAAACAGCAGATGCAAAAGTCAGTCAGGTCTAAAGACCTTCACGATACATTTTTGAAGCTGGCTGTTTTGCAAGGCTGGTTTGTTTAGAAAAACTACCTCCACACGAGATCTTACCACTATATTTCGTTGTAATGTACAAAGGAGCCTTTTGATTCTGACAGCGCCAAGCTATTTTTGATCTGGTTAGTAACACTGTATGAGTCAAGTTTCGTACAGAACAAAAAGACACTCTTTGCTTCAAGCTATAATTTGATTCTAGCCAAGGTTGGAGAAAGACTTGCATTTTAATATAGAAGGGAAGAATGTTCATTGTATGCAAATATTAAGATACCAACTCCTGTGGGGGTTgggttgtttctttccttcttctaatGTAGCAATTTCTGATGGCTAACAAGTTGGATACAGCAATGTGGATTTCCCGCTTGTTCACAGTTTACTGCTCAGCTTTATTTGTCCTGCCTCTTCTAGGGTATGTATTGCAATATtgtaaaatagcattaaaaatttaCAAAGTAACTACACTCCCTTTTCATAGAGTTGTTTTTCATGTAAGGGTAGATTTCTATTATTCAGCTTATTTGGATGCTTTTTGTCAGAACAGATTTTTAGATTGGTTTAAGACACTTTTAGGTGTGTTTGGAAAATGCATTGAGCAACTGTAAAGTAGTGGCAAACGCATGTTTTTATGTGTAGTTATGGAGTAATTATTGAGTTGTTATACCTTTGGCACCTGCAGTAAGTCAGTGTTACTAGTTTTTGAGTTGTAGTTTGGTAATAGCGCTTATGGATAATAGAAATACTTCAGGTATTGTGCAATTGTGATGCAATTCTCAAGGGTGGAAGACTTCTGAGCAGGGGCTTGGTTCATATGGTAACGTTTCCTCCGATGATTTGCAGGTTGCATGAAGCAGCAAGCTTTTATCAGCGTGCCTTGCTGGCAAATGCTCTTACTAGTGCCCTCCGACTACACCAAAGGCTACCGCACTTTCAGCTTAGCAGGGCGTTTCTGGCCCAGGCTTTGCTGGAGGACAGCTGCCACTACCTGTTGTACTCTCTTATCTTTGTGAATTCCTACCCTGTTACAAGTATCCTTTACTTGTGTCATCCtggtaatgtttttaaatatccTAAAACTTGATTCTTTTCATCACCTGTGCCATGATTtgaaaaactagtttaaactaGAATACGTTTGCTATTCATAGAACGTACTCCCCGTAAAATAGGAGAGGCTTATGTTGATTGATCCACATTCAGGTTAACCACCTCTAGAACTAGTCTCTGGctaattaaattttcttttcctgagactTAATTTCAATGGATTTTATGACCAGCCTCAGTTACCAACTTTGAGAAGTTGGTAACTTTCATTTATTACCAGTGCAGGTCCTCACTGTAAGTAGGACATATATCATGTAGGGAGACAATTATTCAGTAGTAGCTTTTTCAGATAAGTTATTAAACAGATAAAGTCTGCATGCAAAAAAGACTTACTCCTGTGGCTTGTCAAAGGTGACATATAAGAACTGGCTTTTCTTGGTGCCGCTTTGTATGTATGGTTAATGTCCTACTCTTAGACATTCCTCTGCTAGAGACATTTTATGTTCTTGTTCTCTAAAATCTGAATGGCTGGCAACTGCATGTTCTTTGGTGAAGAAATGCATTTTGTAGCATCTCTTAAAAAATACTACGACTACATGTATATGATAGATTTTAAGAAGTAATCTCACGTGTCTTGCATGCAGAAAGAGTGTGTACTCTACACACTAGTGTGTAATGGTGTATGCTGTACTTTTGCCTACCTGCATACACACACGTTTTGAAGTTAATAAAAATGCATAGCGAAGAGAATGTGTAAGAAACAAAGGGAAGAGCTATAAATATAGTTGTTAGACATATACAAGTCTTAATCCAGTGTAGGTCATTCCAGTCAACCTCTTGCAAAGAGCCATCAGGCTGTGACTTGTGTGTTAGCATAACATCATGGAGAAATGAAGCACTTCTGCAGCCTATAATTTTCCTTATCGCTTGCTTCAGTGAgtatttttccagttctgctgttCTCTTTGCTTCATGCTGCCACGTATACAAAGAAGGTTCTTGATGTAAGTATGATACGGTTAATACTGTTGGTATTCTTGGGGTTTATAAACAGGTTTGAGTTGCAGCTATAGTTTCCTTTAGCTACACTGGAGGAGTTAGAGTGAAATTGTAGTATGGAATCTCAGCACAGAGAATCCGAGAGAAGCTAATCTTCTGTTACGACTTAATGATATGTTGGAGTTGacactaattatttttcttcaaatgctgtTCTTTAAAGGAAGCAAGTGCTGTGTAACAGTTAAGTTGAAACTTAAGACATGTCTTTTCAAGCTAAACCATAGCCTGTGAAATTTAATGTTCTATTTCAGTAGTAAAATAACAAACTGCAGGGTGAGGCTAGGAAGCAAAATACTTGCAAGTTGGACCTGCTGCTCAATGAACTGCCTTGTGCAGCTTGATGTAACTCCAACCTTTGGTGTTCCTAACTAGGCTATCTTGCTACCATAAGTACTTCCTCCTAGTGGACAGGATAAGGCTCGTGGCCATTTCTATGCAGTTAAACCTAAAATGGGTGGGTGAGGGAATTGCAACACCTCATGTTTTTAATTGAACTGTATGGAGTTCCAAGCTTCTGCTAGTTTTCTTTGGGATACTAATCTCAGTACCTTTAAAGGATCTAGtcttaaaatgctgaaatgagTTGTAAATGATAACTGTTagtattttgatttctttgtgctAGAGAAGATAGGTGTAACTTGTGTGTTTTCtggcaatctttttttcttatttaaaggcACGAAGTTCAAATAGTCTGCCCTTTCTGAGAAATCTTTTAGAGAAACTGAATGCTAATCAACAGAATATTCTAAAATTCATTGCTTGCAATGAAATTTTCCTGATGCCAGC
This region of Aptenodytes patagonicus chromosome 4, bAptPat1.pri.cur, whole genome shotgun sequence genomic DNA includes:
- the TMEM33 gene encoding transmembrane protein 33, yielding MADSTQNGPMQGGAGGGAVQFLMANKLDTAMWISRLFTVYCSALFVLPLLGLHEAASFYQRALLANALTSALRLHQRLPHFQLSRAFLAQALLEDSCHYLLYSLIFVNSYPVTMSIFPVLLFSLLHAATYTKKVLDARSSNSLPFLRNLLEKLNANQQNILKFIACNEIFLMPATVFMLFSGQGSLLQPFIYYRFLTLRYSSRRNPYCRTLFTELRIVVEHLIMKPSCPVFVRRLCLSSISFISRLAPTVA